The Natator depressus isolate rNatDep1 chromosome 11, rNatDep2.hap1, whole genome shotgun sequence genome includes a window with the following:
- the LOC141995680 gene encoding gap junction gamma-1 protein-like isoform X1 yields MSWSFLTRLLEEINNHSTFVGKVWLTVLIIFRIVLTAVGGESIYYDEQSKFVCNTQQPGCENVCYDAFAPLSHVRFWIFQIIMVATPSVMYLGFAMHRLARGPEGRQRGRGRMPMVRRGAGRDYEEAEEDNEEDPMIFEEIEVEKEKGGERGEKHDGRRQIRQDGLMKAYVLQLLCRSVLEVAFLFGQYMLYHLEVSPSYVCTRSPCPHTVDCFVSRPTEKTIFLLIMYAVSGLCLLLNLLELCHLGVGRIRDLLRQGSDSPSPHDSHPGPPYAKKAPSAPPTYHSLKKEPPKGQLANGKLDYSENLASSAAECSREHELDRLRKHLCMAQEHLEMAFQLNRPLETASPSRSSSPEANGLAAEQNRLNLAHEKEGSACERTTGEEGLGLAWAVLPAVSQALACRICVPNRGALSDSSGGAAAGP; encoded by the coding sequence ATGAGCTGGAGTTTCCTGACCCGGCTCCTGGAGGAGATCAACAACCACTCAACCTTTGTGGGCAAGGTCTGGCTCACTGTCCTCATCATCTTCCGCATCGTGCTGACCGCTGTGGGCGGCGAGTCCATCTACTACGACGAGCAGAGCAAGTTTGTGTGCAACACGCAGCAGCCGGGCTGCGAGAATGTCTGCTACGATGCCTTCGCGCCCCTCTCCCATGTCCGCTTCTGGATCTTCCAGATCATCATGGTGGCCACGCCCTCCGTCATGTACCTGGGTTTCGCCATGCACCGCCTCGCCCGCGGGCCGGAGGGCCGCCAGCGGGGGCGTGGGCGCATGCCCATGGTGCGGCGGGGCGCCGGGCGGGACTacgaggaggcagaggaggataACGAGGAGGATCCCATGATCTTCGAGGAGATAGAGGTGGAGAAGGAGaagggcggggagcggggcgagAAACACGATGGGCGCCGGCAGATCCGCCAGGATGGGCTGATGAAGGCCTACGTGCTGCAGCTGTTGTGTCGCTCGGTGCTGGAGGTGGCCTTCCTCTTTGGGCAGTACATGCTGTACCACTTGGAGGTGAGCCCCTCCTACGTGTgcacccgcagcccctgcccgcaCACCGTCGACTGCTTCGTCTCCCGGCCCACCGAGAAGACCATCTTCCTGCTCATCATGTACGCGGTCAGCGGGCTCTGCCTCCTCCTCAACCTCCTCGAGCTCTGTCACCTGGGGGTTGGCCGCATCCGGGACTTGCTGCGCCAGGGCAGTGACAGCCCGAGCCCCCACGACAGCCACCCTGGGCCGCCCTATGCCAAGAAGGCCCCCAGCGCCCCTCCCACCTACCACTCGCTGAAGAAAGAACCCCCCAAGGGCCAGCTGGCCAACGGGAAGCTGGACTACAGTGAGAACCTGGCCAGCTCTGCCGCCGAGTGCTCCCGTGAGCACGAGCTGGACCGGCTGCGCAAGCACCTCTGCATGGCCCAGGAGCACCTGGAGATGGCCTTCCAGCTGAACCGCCCGCTGGAGACAGCCAGCCCCTCGCGCAGCAGCAGCCCTGAGGCCAACGGGCTCGCTGCCGAGCAGAACCGCCTCAACTTGGCCCACGAAAAGGAAGGGTCTGCTTGCGAGAGAACCACAGGTGAGGAAGGTCTGGGTCTTGCCTGGGCCGTGCTCCCAGCTGTCTCCCAGGCGCTAGCCTGCCGCATCTGTGTCCCCAACCGCGGGGCTCTCTCTGACTCctctgggggtgctgcagcaggaCCCTAA
- the LOC141995680 gene encoding gap junction gamma-1 protein-like isoform X2, translated as MSWSFLTRLLEEINNHSTFVGKVWLTVLIIFRIVLTAVGGESIYYDEQSKFVCNTQQPGCENVCYDAFAPLSHVRFWIFQIIMVATPSVMYLGFAMHRLARGPEGRQRGRGRMPMVRRGAGRDYEEAEEDNEEDPMIFEEIEVEKEKGGERGEKHDGRRQIRQDGLMKAYVLQLLCRSVLEVAFLFGQYMLYHLEVSPSYVCTRSPCPHTVDCFVSRPTEKTIFLLIMYAVSGLCLLLNLLELCHLGVGRIRDLLRQGSDSPSPHDSHPGPPYAKKAPSAPPTYHSLKKEPPKGQLANGKLDYSENLASSAAECSREHELDRLRKHLCMAQEHLEMAFQLNRPLETASPSRSSSPEANGLAAEQNRLNLAHEKEGSACERTTGL; from the exons ATGAGCTGGAGTTTCCTGACCCGGCTCCTGGAGGAGATCAACAACCACTCAACCTTTGTGGGCAAGGTCTGGCTCACTGTCCTCATCATCTTCCGCATCGTGCTGACCGCTGTGGGCGGCGAGTCCATCTACTACGACGAGCAGAGCAAGTTTGTGTGCAACACGCAGCAGCCGGGCTGCGAGAATGTCTGCTACGATGCCTTCGCGCCCCTCTCCCATGTCCGCTTCTGGATCTTCCAGATCATCATGGTGGCCACGCCCTCCGTCATGTACCTGGGTTTCGCCATGCACCGCCTCGCCCGCGGGCCGGAGGGCCGCCAGCGGGGGCGTGGGCGCATGCCCATGGTGCGGCGGGGCGCCGGGCGGGACTacgaggaggcagaggaggataACGAGGAGGATCCCATGATCTTCGAGGAGATAGAGGTGGAGAAGGAGaagggcggggagcggggcgagAAACACGATGGGCGCCGGCAGATCCGCCAGGATGGGCTGATGAAGGCCTACGTGCTGCAGCTGTTGTGTCGCTCGGTGCTGGAGGTGGCCTTCCTCTTTGGGCAGTACATGCTGTACCACTTGGAGGTGAGCCCCTCCTACGTGTgcacccgcagcccctgcccgcaCACCGTCGACTGCTTCGTCTCCCGGCCCACCGAGAAGACCATCTTCCTGCTCATCATGTACGCGGTCAGCGGGCTCTGCCTCCTCCTCAACCTCCTCGAGCTCTGTCACCTGGGGGTTGGCCGCATCCGGGACTTGCTGCGCCAGGGCAGTGACAGCCCGAGCCCCCACGACAGCCACCCTGGGCCGCCCTATGCCAAGAAGGCCCCCAGCGCCCCTCCCACCTACCACTCGCTGAAGAAAGAACCCCCCAAGGGCCAGCTGGCCAACGGGAAGCTGGACTACAGTGAGAACCTGGCCAGCTCTGCCGCCGAGTGCTCCCGTGAGCACGAGCTGGACCGGCTGCGCAAGCACCTCTGCATGGCCCAGGAGCACCTGGAGATGGCCTTCCAGCTGAACCGCCCGCTGGAGACAGCCAGCCCCTCGCGCAGCAGCAGCCCTGAGGCCAACGGGCTCGCTGCCGAGCAGAACCGCCTCAACTTGGCCCACGAAAAGGAAGGGTCTGCTTGCGAGAGAACCACAG GATTGTGA
- the INHA gene encoding inhibin alpha chain → MWLLHLLLALLAPVPAAGCQGAELDRQLVLAKLRAQILEYLSPSSRAQQERRGMHRRHIPGTPDRRGQELEDTSQVILFPTTDVPCEPPQPDELPEDESVFTYLFQPSAHTLSRVVTSTQLWFHTGPVVVVPPGSSAAANRSAGGADVLVLSGQGRVTVAATVVQAAEQWTVFHFAAPFLRYVSRQLFVLLVRCPGCPCTAAADKMPFLMATTKPKGPDRARRASVPWSPAALNLLQRPSEDAAAHADCHRAALNISFEELGWDKWIVHPSSFVFHYCHGSCSDAHTLSHALGFRLCCAALPSTMRSLRVRTTSDGGYSFKYETVPNILTEDCACI, encoded by the exons ATGTGGCTGCTGCACCTGTTGCTGGCCCTGCTGGCTCCTGTCCCTGCTGCAGGCTGCCAGGGTGCTGAGCTCGACAGGCAGCTAGTCCTGGCCAAGCTCCGGGCCCAGATCCTGGAGTATCTCAGCCCCAGCAGCCGGGCCCAGCAGGAGCGCAGGGGGATGCACAGGAGACACATCCCAGGGACTCCAGACCGccggggccaggagctggaggacACCTCCCAGGTGATACTTTTCCCCACCACAG ATGTGCCGTGTGAGCCGCCCCAGCCGGACGAGCTCCCGGAGGACGAGAGTGTTTTCACCTACCTCTTCCAGCCTTCGGCTCACACCCTGAGCCGCGTGGTGACGTCCACCCAGCTCTGGTTCCACACAGGCCCTGTCGTCGTCGTGCCCCCCGGCTCGTCAGCTGCGGCCAACCGCTCAGCGGGGGGGGCCGACGTGCTCGTCCTGTCGGGGCAGGGCCGGGTCACCGTGGCAGCCACCGTGGTGCAGGCCGCCGAGCAGTGGACGGTCTTTCACTTCGCGGCGCCCTTCCTGCGTTACGTCTCCCGGCAGCTCTTTGTGCTGCTGGTGCGCTGCCCGGGCTGCCCCTGCACGGCCGCCGCAGACAAGATGCCCTTCCTCATGGCCACCACCAAGCCCAAGGGGCCGGACAGAGCCCGCCGCGCCTCCGTGCCCTGGTCCCCGGCTGCCCTCAACCTGCTGCAGCGCCCGTCGGAGGACGCCGCAGCCCACGCTGACTGCCACCGGGCCGCCCTCAACATCTCCTtcgaggagctgggctgggacaaGTGGATCGTGCACCCGAGCAGCTTCGTCTTCCACTACTGCCACGGCAGCTGCTCCGACGCCCACACCCTGAGCCACGCGCTGGGCTTCCGGCTTTGCTGTGCGGCGCTGCCCAGCACCATGCGCTCCCTGCGCGTCCGCACCACCTCCGACGGCGGCTACTCCTTCAAGTACGAGACCGTGCCCAACATCCTCACCGAGGACTGCGCCTGCATCTAG